ACAAATGGGAAAAGGTTTTAACATTAAAAACAGTCTTGTTTTTTTAACCTCCTTGGTCTTTGCTTTTTTCATGTCGATGCTCTTGCGAAATCAAAAAGCAAGCCTAGGTGCCATAAAGGAAGAAATTAACGATCAACTTGAAACTCTCAAAAGTGACTATGTTGCACTATCCTCTAGGTTTAAAAAAATATACGATGACCTAGATGACCGTTGTAGAAAACATGGATGGCTTCTTGTTCTCGTCGATATTTCTGTTGGAACCATTATAGTGGCTGTCCCAGCTGTACTATTGTTTTACTACTCCATCCTCCAAATGTGGGTCAATCAGTTCTAGCCCCCCTCAGTGCCAAACCTTGCGTAAAATTCTCTTCAAGCCCTCAAATTACTTTTTAATAGATTTGGCACCGTAAGCTTCCCCGTCAAGTAGACAGTCGAAAGTTGAGGTTTCGGCGTTTCTTGACATGTATTCTACCGGCGTCAGATCCCCCCAGGGAATCGTGAGGGCGCTGTTCGTTGTAATCGATCATCCACCAGGAAGTGGCCTCCCGGACTTCGGCCAGATTCCGGAACTGATACAGATCAAGCAGTTCGTTCCGATAGGTTCGGTTGAAGCGCTCGATGTATGCATTCTGGTTCGGTTCGCCGGGTTGGATGTAGTGGATCATCATCCCGACAGACTCGGCTCAAGTTACAAACTCGCTGCTTAGAAACTCCGGGCCGTTTTCCACCCGGAGCAGATTTGAAAGGCCACGGTTCAAGCGTAGTCTCTCAAAGACCCGGATTAGGCGTCGGCCGGTAATCGCGGTGTCGATTTCAACCTGAAGCACCTCGCGATTGAAGTCGTCGATCACCTTAAGGGTGCGAAATCGTTTTCCGGCATAGAGCGTATCGCTAATGAAGTCGGCGGACCAAACCTGGATCGGGAGCTGCGGCAAATAAAGTGGCTGCTTAACCCGTTTCGGCAGTCTTTTCTTTGCGCGGCGTTTTTGATTTAGCAGTAGCTCGCAGAAGGCGCGATACACCCGCTTATGGTTCCAAAGATGCCCCTTGCGACGCAATACTTTATAGGTTTTTCAGAACCCCCAGCGGGGATGCCGGTCGATCACCGCATTGATCGCCTGGATGACCTCAGCGTCACGATTCAGGCTTTTTGATATCAAGTAATAGGCCGCCCGAGACGGGCCGATACAACGGCAACTGCGCTGTACGGACAAACGGTCTTCGGCAATCAAGTAAGTTACGGCTTTACGCTTCTCAGGCGACCTTAAAGCTTTTTTTCAATTAGATCTTTCAGCGCCCGGTTTCCAAGGCCATGTCGGCATACATGCGCTTGAGTTGAGAGAGTTCCTGTTCCATCTCTTTCAAGCGTTTTAGGTCGGATGCCTGCATGCCACCTTACTTGGATTTCCAGTTGTAGTAGGTGTCGTCGGAAATGCCGTGTTTGCGGCAGAGATCCTTGGCCGGCGTGCCCGCGTCAGTCTCCTTGAAAATGGCAACGATCTGCGTTTCCGTGAATCGTGGTTTTTTCATAAGAGCCTCCTGGTCGTAGTGCGCCAGAAAACTCTACTTTTGTCATGTCTTTCATTTGGGGAAGCTTACTTGACATCCGGGCCAGTTCCGGATCGAGGTAATCTCCCTTTGGTCCGCCTTGGGGGGGGGGCGGATTTCTCCTTTACCTGAATAATGCCCGAGGCCGTCAAATTTATCTGCCGCTGAAAGTAAAAAGCCCCTGACCGCAATAGTGCGCCGGGGGCTTTGTATATATTGAGGTTTTAAAAATGTGTACGCAGGGTGTGAACGCATGTGTACGCGACAACTGGAAAGGGGTTACGGAAAATTTCCGTAACCCCTTGATTCTTGGTGGAGCTAAGCGGGATCGAACCGCTGACCTCTTGAATGCCATTCAAGCGCTCTCCCAGCTGAGCTATAGCCCCGTGCGTTGTGGAGGAGTTTATAACAAAAGCTTTTGAGTTGTGTCAACAGGTTTTTTTTCGTCTGCTATCGTTTTTTGATTTTGCGTTTACGTCGCGGCTGTCAAAGGCACAGGCTGATCAGGGAGAGAAGGGCCGCGCCGAGCAAAAAAGGGTCGCATTGGCGCCATTTGCCGAGCAGGATCTTGATCAGGGCGTAGGACAGAAAACCAAAGGCCAGGCCGTTGGAGATGGAATAGGTCAATGGCATGAACAGAATGGTCAGAAAGGCCGGCGCCCCTTCTTCAAAATCGTAAAAATCGATCTGCCCCATGCCGCGCATCATAAAGATACCGACCATAATCAGGGCCGGTGCCGTAGCGCAGGCCGGTACGGCTCCGACCAGGGGGGCGAAAAAGGCAGACAGTAGAAACAGAAGACCGGTCACCACGCTGGTCAGTCCGGTGCGACCACCATCGGAAACGCCGCTGGCCGATTCAAGGAAGGCCGTGGTGGTGCTGGTGCCAAGTACGGCTCCGCCTACCGTGGCCAGGGCATCGGCGCTGAGCATGCGCGGCAGTCCCGGAATTTTTCCATCCTTCTTAACCATACCTGCTTCGCGGCAGACCGCCAGCAGGGTGCCGAGGCTGTCGAACAGGTCCATGAACATGAAGGTGAAGACGGCGGCCCAGAAGGAAAGGTTCAGGGCGCCGAGAATGTCGAGCTTGAAGGCTATGGGCGCCGGGGAGGGCGGCATGGCCACCAGGGAATCGGGCAATTGCGCTTCACCGCTGAAAAAGGCCAGTGCCGTAACGGTGAGGATGGAAAACAGCAGGGCGCCGCGCACCCGGCGGATTTCCAGGAAAACAGCCAGCAGCAGGCCGATAAGCCCGAGCAGTACCGGGCGGGTAATGGGGCCGAGGCCGACCAGGGTGGCGGGGTTATCGACGATCAGGCCAAGTTTCTGCAGGCCGATAAAGGCGATAAACAGGCCGATGCCGACAGCGGTGGCCAATTGCAGTGAGACGGGGATGGCTTTCAGGATGCGTTCGCGAAAACCCAGCCAGGTAAGAAGCAGAAAGATGATGCCGGATAAAAAGACGATGCCGAGGGCGGTCTGCCAGGGGATGTGCTGGTTTATGACCAGCGTGTAGGTAAAAAAGGCGTTGAGCCCCATGCCCGGTGCCATCATGATCGGAACGTTGGCCCATAGCGCCATGAGCAGGCTGGCAAGACCGGCCACCAGGCAGGTGACGGTGGTCAGGGCGCCCTTGTCCATGCCGGTAGCGGCCAGCATGTCGGGGTGAACGAAGATGATGTAGGCGGCCGCCATAAAGGTGGTCGCCCCCGCCACGATTTCGTTGCGCAGGCAGGTGCCGTTCGCCTTGAGATGGAATAATCGCTCCAGCATAAAGGCCTCCTTGGAAACATGAAAAAGCTATGGAGATATGGGGTCGTTCTAGCATGTTTGCCAGGGAGGCGACAGTGTTTTATGTGGCGCGTGTTTATGCCGGTTGCTGTGTGCGGAACATGGTGAGCAGCATTTTCATGTCGGTGGCGGCATTTACGGCATGGGGAATATCCGCCGGCATGACGACCAGGTCGCCGGCCTTGGCTGAAACGACCTCGCCGCCGATGGTGATTTCGGCGCGGCCTGCCAGAACCTGAACAAAGGCGTCAAAAGGAGCGCTGTGCTCGGACAGGGCCTGTCCTTCGGCAAAGGCGAACAGGGTAAGAGTGCCGACCGGGGTTTGGGTCAAAGTGCGGCTGACGATCGCTCCGGGTTGGGTGGTCACCAGGTCGGTCATGTTATGGGCGACGCCAGGGACAAGGTTTCCGCTATCGGGATGTTTGTTCATGATGGCCTCCGGTATTTCAGATTGATGAAACAGAGTCGGTGTCTTTGAATCCGATCTTTGCATCAAAAAGAGACCTGCCCCTTGATGGGAATCAAGGATTGCGGCTTTTTAGTATGGTGACGGCTGTTTTTGAAACGCAGCAAAGGCAAAGGGGTAGGCAGAGGGCTGGGAGGCGGTGGTGCGGGGCGCTTCCCATTAAGAGAAAGAGCCCCGCATGGAAGCAAGGATGTTGTATGCGCTTTTTGGGCTGTTGTTAAAGGTCGTTTCAGGTTGCTCCTTAATTCCGGATTATCAACCTTTCGACGTCGAGCAGGATCTTTACCTCGTCGTCCATTTTGCCGATACCGCTGATATAGTG
This DNA window, taken from Syntrophotalea carbinolica DSM 2380, encodes the following:
- a CDS encoding NCS2 family permease, which translates into the protein MLERLFHLKANGTCLRNEIVAGATTFMAAAYIIFVHPDMLAATGMDKGALTTVTCLVAGLASLLMALWANVPIMMAPGMGLNAFFTYTLVINQHIPWQTALGIVFLSGIIFLLLTWLGFRERILKAIPVSLQLATAVGIGLFIAFIGLQKLGLIVDNPATLVGLGPITRPVLLGLIGLLLAVFLEIRRVRGALLFSILTVTALAFFSGEAQLPDSLVAMPPSPAPIAFKLDILGALNLSFWAAVFTFMFMDLFDSLGTLLAVCREAGMVKKDGKIPGLPRMLSADALATVGGAVLGTSTTTAFLESASGVSDGGRTGLTSVVTGLLFLLSAFFAPLVGAVPACATAPALIMVGIFMMRGMGQIDFYDFEEGAPAFLTILFMPLTYSISNGLAFGFLSYALIKILLGKWRQCDPFLLGAALLSLISLCL
- a CDS encoding cupin domain-containing protein; its protein translation is MNKHPDSGNLVPGVAHNMTDLVTTQPGAIVSRTLTQTPVGTLTLFAFAEGQALSEHSAPFDAFVQVLAGRAEITIGGEVVSAKAGDLVVMPADIPHAVNAATDMKMLLTMFRTQQPA